The sequence CtgtcaaattaattaatgcaattCACCTTGTGTCCAACAAGCCCTGATTTCTGATGTTCAAAACCTAAGGATAAGGTTTTGTTATTATGGGATCAAATCACATGCTGAGGAATCTGCACGTGTTGGCTAATTGGAACTGTGTCGCATTTAGCCATCAGCATCTGTGAGACACCTTCCCTGAAGTGGGCAGCAGACTAGGCCATTGTTCGCTACTCGAGGTCTCGTCTcgagggtttttcttcttctcaagaGTAGTCTGTCACTAACATCACATATGGTTTTCATTACTTAAATGCAATTGTTAGCTAACATTAATAATCTTGCCCTGATTGATTCTTACATACAAGCCTAGATTCGTGGCCtactatttataaattatttattgtcgTTCATCATGTAGAGTGAGCCCAGCAATTTTATCAAACACACAATTACCATTCAATGAATAGGACCTAATTGTGGTTGAGACTCGAGAGGATGCTACAAGCTATGACAGAGGCGGCAAGGAGACACACTGCACCGAACCCTGCAATTGCCTGTATTCTTCGTTTAAATATTTATGGCGAGGCCATAATGTTATATTCTGCAGCTAGCAGGATTGAGAATATAATTAGGTTCCCCAAAATTGTTGGATAAAAATgctacaagaaaaaatataaaaggcaaGACAAATCACATGCATATTCTCTGTACATAAAACAccgaattattttttcttgaataattaGTTCAGTTGATAAAAGAGTTAAAATGGAGGGCTAATCCACATGTCCATCAGAACGATCCGATGTGCATGTTCTGCGAATCTAGATGTCCTTTCACGTACATTCCTGTTAAGATCATGAACTAGCTAAGGTCCTTCTCCGGCAGGATCCTCTTGACACCCTAACAGCCACATTCTGAACCTTACAGCGATGAACACAACGTTATCAATagccaaaaaaagaatttagcAGCGATACCGCGAGTGATGCACCCGTCCTTACCAAGACGTACGATCGGCGGGAGAATAACACGAAAGAATTAAATATACTGCATATTTTTTGCGATGTCGTATAACAAAAAGCATCACCGTATAAAAAAGGAGACAATACGAATACAAACCACTCGTGTGAACAATTTGATAGTGACCTGAGCTTTAAATGTAATAATCATAGGCTATATAATTCTTGTATCATAACATTTTTCTTCGTCATAAGAGATCTGGATCCTGATTTGTTTAGAGAAGTTTGCATAATTTCAAGGTTATTATGATCGCGACAATCCAGACAGGTCGTATTTTTTAATCCGATGAAGCTACATAAAATACTAGAGAGGCTAATGTGGCAGTAGGGGAGGCGAAAACGGTGATGACTCttcttgttatatttaaaaCCTTCAAGGACTTAAATATTGCATATCATTGGAACTATGTTGGCCAAGAATAAGACAGGGTAACCGAATTCAAAGGAGAGACCACAGTGGCCACACATGCTCACCACATCGACCCTGTCCAACTAACCATATCTACTTTTATTACCCTCTTGTGTCTCTATATAAAGAGAACCGCATCATTGGCTAAGCATATCAGGTTCAGACCTTCTCTGAAATCAAAGCATCCGGcgagaaagaaaagggaaaatataaaagcaatcATGGCTTGTAAGTATCATGTTAGATCAATTAGCTGGCCTTCAAGATCACATCCTACCACACAGAGAATCGAAGAAGAGCTGAACAAGCTCAATAAATGTGAGGTGTCATCAAATTCAGCATCAGGGTCGATCTCCAATAGTCTATCAGGACTAGAGGACTTGTACAAATGTATGGATGATTTGCTAAACTTGGCATCGACCCAACAAGTCCTCTCTcgcaatgaaaatgaaaaatgtctCGACGAATTATTGGATGGATCTGTGAGGCTCTTGGATGTTTGCAGCATTGGAAGGGACATCTTGTTGAGGTTCAGGGAACAAGTTCAAGCTCTTCAATCCGCTTTCCGCAGGAGAAAGGGAGATTCAAGCATAGAAAGCAGTGTAGCTGCTTTTAATTGCTTcaggaagaagatgaaaaaggATACCAAAAAGTTGATTGCTTCATTGAAGCAAATGGATAGCAAACTTGAGGCATCTTCACTTCTAGATCAAGATCAGCACCTCTCCGCGGTCATTAGGGTGATCAGAGAAGTTAATGTTATTAACTGTTCCATCTTCCAATCCCTCCTGGTGTTCCTGTCAACATCATCCAAGCCAAAACAAAGCAGGTGGTCCCTTGTTTCGAAGTTGATGCACAAAGGAGTAATAGCCTGTGAAGAGAAGCAAGAAAATGTAAATGAAATAGAAACTGTTGATGCTGCACTAAGTCAAGTGTCTGATTCCGAGAAGGTGAAAATTGCACAGAAGAGACTTGAGACTTTGGAGATGAGCATTGATGACCTTGAGAATTGTTTGGAGCGTCTGTCCAGGCCCTTGATTAAATCAAGAGCCACTCTTTTGAACATAATCTCCCAATAAATGATTCTTGATCATTGATACAATCCTGGCATCCAAATTTTAGAGGATCTGCTATAGGATTCAATATTCATATCAAGTGCTATGTACATGAAACGAATTTTGTAATTAATACTGTGAAATAACTACAAGGTTTTCTATCCATGTTGTGATCATTTCTcatctttttgtttctcttctttactTTCCTCGCTTCTATACTTAAAAATCCTTGTGCAGGCCATCTAATTATGTAACCATGCTGTTATAAACTGTGAATAGGGCTATGGTATGATTGTCATAGACAGAGAAAACTCAAGTgaaaaatgaaacaataatCATCTCCGGCAGAGTTCTTTACAGTAATTTTTACATTGCTCCCATCTGCCTTTCAGTGCCAAACTAATCCTGTCTTGTTTACaagattttaatcattttcaaaacttaaaaagtTTTGGTTCAACAGATTCAAGTATCTTAATCTTTGAATCCAGGGTATAGAAGCTTCACTAGCAGCtaattttatgaagaaaaaaaatacgaCTCTAGATGCGTGACTACAAATGCAGACTGCAGGATAAAACAAGAGTTACAAGGCCAAGGACTCTTGCGAGACTTTAGCCCATGGCATTAATGTATAGTATGGTACCCATTATTGTTCCATAATTTTATCTCTAAATTATCCGGGTTTTGTGCTACTCTTACATCCTATcttctatttttcaaaattatactaTAACTTAAAACCCACGGGGTTTTTTACTATAGAGGCGGGTAATATTCAcgcatatataaataattatagatgGCATTATGCATTtgacaaaaattcattttgatcttcaaaatttgtttttctatcgATTCAGTTATAATTCAAAGCGAATTGATtgtaaatttttaagaaaaaataaggttGAAAGAAGAGGGACTGGAATGAAAAAGACACCAAATATGGGTAGCATGCCATAAGTTTCAtaaacaaatgcattttgatacccaaactttaaaaataatataaattatacaattttgatACCTCAATATTTTACAAgttcaattttgatataaaagttaatttttgttaattttcaacCCCTAACGAGAGATAGAGGCCGTCAAATTTTAGAGGTAAAGAGGCAGGTAATGTTCACGCACATACAAATCACTGTAGATGGCATTGTACATTtgacaaaaattcattttgatctTCAAAGTTTGTTTGTCTACCAATTCAGTTTTAATTCAAAGTGAATTGACTGTGAACACAGATGGCTGATCATTATAATTCATCAGTGAAGCACCAAATTATTCTTTGTATTTAAACTATGTGAATATGATaatgcaaataaatatttaaccaTGAGTGTCATTTTTTCTCCGATTGATGTGAAGTTTAAAATCTTTATGATAacaaggtggtggtggtgatgctTTGCATTCTAGCTCTTCCTTGACCTCTTGCCTTTCTTTTTCAAATGTCaaatcagtttattttttttttcaagattttacatttatttatcGTACTTCACGTGTGATCAACAAATTAAGACACATTATAATTCATCAGTGAAGCACCAAATTATTCTTTGTATTTAAACTATGTGAATATGATaatgcaaataaatatttaaccaTGAGTGTCATTTTTTCTCCGATTGATGTGAAGTTTAAAATCTTTATGATAacaaggtggtggtggtgatgctTTGCATTCTAGCTCTTCCTTGACCTCTTGCCTTTCTTTTTCAAATGTCaaatcagtttatttttttttttcaagattttacatttatttatcGTACTTCACGTGTGATCGACAAATTAAGACACATTATAATTCATCAGTGAAGCACCAAATTATTCTTTGTATTTAAACTATGTGAATATGATaatgcaaataaatatttaaccaTGAGTGTCATTTTTTCTCCGATTGATGTGAAGTTTAAAATCTTTATGATAacaaggtggtggtggtgatgctTTGCATTCTAGCTCTTCCTTGACCTCTTGCCTTTCTTTTTCAAATGTAaaatcagtttatttttttttcaagattttacatttatttatcGTACTTCACATGTGATTGACAAATTAAGACACATTATAATTCATCAGTGAAGCACCAAATTATTCTTTGTATTTAAACTATGTGAATATGATaatgcaaataaatatttaaccaTGAGTGTCATTTTTTCTCCGATTGATGTGAAGTTTAAAATCTTTATGATAacaaggtggtggtggtgattctTTGCATTCTAGCTCTTCCTTGACCTCTTGCCTTTCTTTTTCAAATGTCaaatcagtttatttttttttttcaagattttacatttatttatcGTATTTCACGTGTGATCGACAAATTAAGACAGCAAGGGAGAATATGAGCTACAGACTTCTTAAATATACACGCATATatacagagaaagagagaaaagggagaaatgattcaaaaatatatataatctatgcATGTTCATGTGTGTTAAATACATTACATTATATTTGTCGCTAACTCATAAGATCACCCCTTCTTGCTATGCAAATTTTagatataatgaaaaaaaattataatctataCATATTTTTGTGTGTTAAATACATTGTacattatttaaaatcaatttcagactcttgttTATATTTGGTAATGTTACATTATTGATATTTAATATCCCGTCATTACACTTTATTAATTATAAGTATCTTttaaccatgtttttaaaattaattatgtttataaATCATACATACTCATATTTTTGTAATCTTCTATAAACAATCATGTCTCTTAAGCTTCCATCATTGACTCATATTATATCCTAGCTAATTAATGAGTAAGAACTtacctaattaattagttttatgggtgctctttctatttttctttttaatgaaaggaaataaaaagtgttgaaatttgtaaaataatggttatttaaaaaataaaagctcacTTAAATTgcaaataactaaaatattagCTGATTTATGatagaaatttaatttataagtacaagtattcaaatataaaaatataaatactttaatataaaaacaattatatgtaCTAGGCTAGGCTAGATCCAGCTAGCCCATTCTAATCACTGCCCAAGCCAATAACCTGGTTGGATAAAGGAACGCGCCACCCATGCATGCACATTGAAGGGCTAATTAAATTTCACGGCAACAATGTCAAATGATATTGCAAAGCGAGAAGAGAAGATTACCTGGACGCAGGAACGAAAACGATGATAAAGCTCTTTTTGTGTGATCGGGTGACACTAGTTGGGCACCCGTTTCAACCTCCCCTCTGTTCTTTTGgctttgttctttttgtttctgatgGTTTGGAGTGTTGAAGCCGGAGACAAATGTCCAGGCTGATCAATACTTGCAGTTTCTCTGTTTTTCCCTGTTCACATGGTTGCATTCTGAGGACGAAGGCAAGGTTGGGAATGCTggttcctctgttttttttttttttttgtctgtcctcctttctttctttgattctGTCCGTGCTCTCCCTCGATTCACTTTCTACTGTGCTGGTGACCCCATCTCTAGTTTGTGTTCTTCcttcttgtgatttttttttttgtctctattCATGCTCTCCTTGCTTTTTTTCATGTTCCTCTTCCCCCAGgcgtttttttcttctctggttTTTATAACCAAAGAATGTCACGTGGTTGCCTCAGATAATGAGGTGACTGTGCATGGATTTTAATGCAGGAGTAAAggcattcattttcttttcttttcaggtgaagaagatgaacagtgttgaTGTTAATGGCCATTTGTGTTTTGGTCCTTAACGTTTTGAATGTTTGCTGTCAAGTCCTTGAGTAAACTGTAATTGAACCCCTGCGTCTCAGCACCATTTACATATTGatccttgaatttgaatttcttgCAAATTTAACCAGAATCAGctctttattttgataatttttcaattaagccattgattgaattaattaaaccaattccaaatctaattaagtctcaaaacttatcaattcttcaattaagctcttgatttGGCTACTAAAACTAatctaaagtttaattaaaccccaaaacttccaatcatgttacccttgatctaaattttaatttattctttatttattttttttatttgtttttttattatttttattattttttttattattttcagtaaataaaataatagtagtagtagtaataataataataataataataaaaggaacaaaaattaaattattacaaaaactaataacaaaaaatttctGCGACAGTTAATCCTGTACTCCAACACGTGGTTCATGGTTCGATAAGATATTCCATATCTGAGAATTTTAACCTCAACAATCAAATCACATGAACAATGACTCAGGACACCATTACATTACAAGTTTTTGAAATGACTATGATTCTATCTGCTGCGTCTGAATTTTATCACATTAACAACAACAGGTCCTTTCCTGTGAAAAAATAGCAGCCTCAATTGTTCGACGGGAATCGTGCACCGTAAAAATTAAGCAATGGAatcagataaataaaaatattaaaatgatgaaacagTTCTTACACAACAGTTCACTTTAGAAgttcaatgtttttcttttgattgtcCTTGATCACTCCAACATACGGTTCAAGTTTTTATAAGATGCCTCCTCATATCAAGAAGTTCcagccttttttttatataatttaaagagTAACCTCATTACTTATCCCAAAAATGACttgatttattgaattattatgtatattgggaatcattaaattaatttggatcaattattttattaaatcaacattattttatatattttttaaaatttttattttaatttattaaatttaaaccaGATTTATCCAAGCCAGCTAAATTTTAccacttcaatatttttttcaaatttaactcaaaatctaatttgaatAAAGTTTCGAATCATGAATTTTCTTTCGGGTCAATAAATATGCTTTTATCTTCGATCACATCAGTCAGAATCCAAACAAATTGAGGACACAATAATATTATCTATGACCAAGACATTATCTAGATTTCAGGAGTTTTCTTGAATGAACCAAAGGGTTTTTCCTGGGAAAATAAAAGCCTCAATAAGTTGGCTGAAAATTGTACAGAGTAAAATTCAAATCGATCCACTTGGATGGCCATTTTTGAGTGAATAATGCTCAGAATATAATCATTGCAACCAAAACCAATAATCAGAGAATTATTCTTCTATTCATTGCAAATCCATCAAAGCAAACACATGTATTTTGAACAATGTAAAGGTCAATGCAGAAGTAGGATCCATGATCCAAGTACAGGTATGATATGAACATCACAGCAATAATATCAATCACCAAACATATAATCTAGCATAGGAAGGTTGTAGCCTTTAAAGGGAACATAGCCAAACACGCCACTCGTgcaacaataaataatatacatttttcttggtttataCTAACCACCGTATCCATATAAATTTTCAACTTTGATAGACATACAAGGCTCCTATATCTTCCCAGATCTCAAAATATCCAGACTTTCTAGGTTACATTTTCCGTAACCAGAGAACTTGGGGTGGCCAACCACTTCTTTAATGGTACTAATTTCCATGAAATAAACCATTGACAAATTAGGCTGGCGGTGGGAATGCCGGTGCGTGAGAGGGAGAAAAGGTGAAACACCTAATGAAAGCCAAGAATTTAGAACAGTGAGATGCATTGTACCCATATAACAACAACCAGATtttgttgctttatttttaGGTGTCAAGGATCTGACAACATAACCCCATGCCATAGAGAAGCCCACTCTGCCCTCACATGAGCCTTGTTCTTGTAAATTCTGTTGAGTATAAATAGTCCTAATAATTCATATCACCAGTTAAGAAATTTAAGAAACTTGACCTTTCCATGTTAAAAATAGTAACCATGGCTGCTTTCTCTCCAAAATCTACTCCTCCTTACAATGTTCGTTCGGTTAGTTTTCCAGCTCGATCACATCCGAGTGTAGCCGAACTTGAACAAGAATTGAACAAGATTAGTTCTTGGCAGGTACCAACTTCATTGAAGGTAGAAACAGTTCTCGGTCGCCTATCAAGCCTTGGAGAGATATACAGATGCGTTGAGGATCTTCTCAACTTGCCAATGACCCAACAAGCTCTATTGCAACATCGAAATGAGAAATTGATGAACGACATGCTGGATGACTTGATGAGGTACTTGGATGTATGTGGCAAGACAAGGGATGCTGCTGTCTTGATGAAAGAAAGCATCCGGGATATTCAATCTTCCCTTCGGAGAAGTAAAGCAGGTGGAGAGTTAAGCATTGAAAGCAATGTCAACGCGTACTTTTGTGCgagaaagaagatgaaaaagGAAGTAGCAAAATCTCTCGCGTCATTGAAGCAAGCAGATAACATTTTCGGAGACTCTCCTTTGCTCAATGCAAGTGATCATCTCCTTTCTGCAATTGTTAGAGTGCTTAGAGAAGCAAGTCTGGTCACAGTTTCGATCTTTAGGTCACTCTTGTTACTCCTTTCTGTGCCAATGTTGAAGCCAAGGCCTAGTAAATGGTACTTGGTTTCAAGATTGGTGCACAAGGGTGTGGTCACATGCGAAGGCCAACAGGAGAACCTGAATGAATTGGAAAGTGTGGATGCTGCTCTTGCAAGCTTAGTGGTGCCCAACTCAGGTAAAGATTTTGAGGCACGGGACATACATTCTGTTCAGAAAAGGCTGGGAATTCTGGATACTAgtattgaagaaattgaaaatgagttGGACAGCTTGTTTAGGCATTTAATCCATGCTAGAGTCTCCCTCCTGAATATACTGTCCCAATAGCTAGAGGGATTTCAGTGTAAATTTTTATGTAACTATGTATCATTGATGACATCCGAATTTTAGAGGATTTGCATCTTTTCAATTGTACAATTATGTTCACGAGTCCAGTTGTATAGCAGAAAGGTTGAAATAAAGCTTGAATTTAAGTAGATTAATTGTGATCAAACtgttctctctctgtttttttgttttcccccGATGGTTCCGCTCCTTCCTGAATGTGTTAGTGGGATTTGTTACCTTAAGATTCCAATACTTGATTGAACCTTGTCGTTTCTGTATATGaattttggcaaaaaaaaacaatcaaatacaCAATGCAATACAATTCttgagaaattattaaaaaaaaaaacaaaaagaaacaccCTTTGTAGTATTGTCGAAAAGTTTTTAAGCTTCAAATGGCCATATGATCAGAGTCCCTCAGCTTGAACAACTTCTTACAAACTCAAGTTTATGTATACCAGACCAATCAAATGTTCTGTTTAATGTTTACTCCAGTTTTGACAATGATACTAGGTTGAGATTATTTGATTGATCTAAACTGCATCTATATACTATGTTTACTCCAGTTTTGACAATGATACTAGGTTAGGATGGGCTTAGTTTCCTAACTAAAGAGTAACAGGCTAAGTGATCCTTCGTTGTCTTTGTCAAcataaaaaaagcttaaaaaaaaaggagaaagaaagaagaaagaagttaagaattagagaaaagaaaggCTAGGAAAAGAGAGAATGAAAAGTCTgtcattttatcaaattatcaaaacttgtaatgtcttaaaagttttatataaataataaatcctaAACAATCACGGGTAATCCAGGAATTGTAAGCATGGCTAAAGAGGGCAACGGAAAGTGGTCCAGAGGAAGAAACTTCAGGGGAACTCAAGATTAAAGGATACACAAATTTTCAAGACAGAAGTAAAACACAGAACCCTTAGTGAGACatgaataaattaagaaaatgtagCAGCAGGgtcaaactaaaataagaacTTGCATGATTAAGCTGCCCTCCTCTTCAGTCATGGTTGGTGTAAAATTGATGCAGCAAGCTACCTTTCGCAATCTTTACGTTTCGTTGTGAACGCTACTGATAGCCAAATTTGTCAAGCAACCTGCAGTTTTGACTTTCGAACTGAACTTCCActgtttctttcaatt is a genomic window of Populus alba chromosome 5, ASM523922v2, whole genome shotgun sequence containing:
- the LOC118030061 gene encoding uncharacterized protein codes for the protein MACKYHVRSISWPSRSHPTTQRIEEELNKLNKCEVSSNSASGSISNSLSGLEDLYKCMDDLLNLASTQQVLSRNENEKCLDELLDGSVRLLDVCSIGRDILLRFREQVQALQSAFRRRKGDSSIESSVAAFNCFRKKMKKDTKKLIASLKQMDSKLEASSLLDQDQHLSAVIRVIREVNVINCSIFQSLLVFLSTSSKPKQSRWSLVSKLMHKGVIACEEKQENVNEIETVDAALSQVSDSEKVKIAQKRLETLEMSIDDLENCLERLSRPLIKSRATLLNIISQ
- the LOC118030060 gene encoding uncharacterized protein translates to MLKIVTMAAFSPKSTPPYNVRSVSFPARSHPSVAELEQELNKISSWQVPTSLKVETVLGRLSSLGEIYRCVEDLLNLPMTQQALLQHRNEKLMNDMLDDLMRYLDVCGKTRDAAVLMKESIRDIQSSLRRSKAGGELSIESNVNAYFCARKKMKKEVAKSLASLKQADNIFGDSPLLNASDHLLSAIVRVLREASLVTVSIFRSLLLLLSVPMLKPRPSKWYLVSRLVHKGVVTCEGQQENLNELESVDAALASLVVPNSGKDFEARDIHSVQKRLGILDTSIEEIENELDSLFRHLIHARVSLLNILSQ